The Flavobacterium sp. 140616W15 sequence TTTGGATGGAGATAATGGTGTGCTCTTGCAAGACTGTATTGATGTTAGTCGCGCTATCGAGAATAATTTAGACAGAGAGGAACAAGATTTTTCTTTGGAAGTTGCTTCGGTAGGAGTTGGATCCCCATTAAAATTGGTTAGACAATACAAGAAAAACATTGGTAGAACATTGATTGTAAATACTAATGGTGAAAAAATTGAGGCTGAATTGGTTGATGCTAATGAAGATTTCATAATTTTGTCTTGGGAAGCAAGGGAACCTAAGAAAATAGGAAAAGGAAAAGAAACAGTTCAAAAAGAGCAGCAAATACCTTATACAGAAATTAAAGAGGCAATTGTTACAGTAACATTTTAATTAAAGAATTCGCATGGAAAATTTAGCATTAATCGATTCATTCTCAGAGTTTAAAGATGATAAACTTATTGATCGTGTAACGCTTATGGCAATCTTAGAAGATGTATTTAGAAATGCATTGAAGAAAAAATACGGTTCAGATGATAACTTCGATATTATCATAAATCCTGATAAGGGAGATATGGAAATTTGGAGAAGAAGAGTAATTGTTGCTGACGAAGATCTTGATTTTGAAAATGAGGAAATTACTTTGACAGAAGCAAGAAGAATTGAAGCGGATTTTGAAATAGGAGAAGAAGTTTCTGAAGAAGTAAAATTAATTGATTTAGGTAGAAGAGCTATATTAGCTTTGCGCCAAAATTTGATTTCTAAAATACACGAACACGACAATACTAATCTTTATAAGCAATTTAAAGATATTATTGGTGATATTTATACTGCCGAGGTGCACCATGTTCGCCCAAGAGTTGTAATTTTGGTGGATGATGAAGGAAATGAAATTGTATTACCAAAAGAAAAACAAATTCCATCAGACTTTTTCCGTAAAGGAGATAACGTTCGTGGAATTATTGAAAGCGTTGAATTAAAAGGGAACAAGCCACAAATTATAATGTCTAGAACTTCAGAGAAGTTTTTAGAGAAATTATTTGAACAAGAAATTCCTGAAGTATTCGACGGATTGATTACAGTTAAAAATGTAGTTAGAATACCAGGAGAGAAAGCAAAAGTAGCGGTAGATTCTTACGATGATAGAATTGATCCTGTTGGAGCTTGTGTTGGTATGAAAGGTTCACGTATTCACGGAATTGTTCGTGAGTTAGGAAATGAGAATATAGATGTTATTAATTATACTAGTAACATTCAATTATATATTACAAGGGCTTTAAGTCCTGCAAAAGTATCTTCAATTAAAATTAATGAAGAAACTAAAAGAGCCGAAGTTTTCTTGAAATTAGAGGAAGTTTCTAAAGCTATCGGTAGAGGTGGTCATAACATTAAACTAGCAGGTCAATTAACAGGCTACGAGCTTGATGTTATTAGAGAAGGAGATGTAGCAAGCGGTGAAGACGACGATGTCGAATTAACTGAGTTCTCTGATGAAATCGAAGGATGGGTTATCGAGGAGTTTGCTAAAATAGGATTGGATACTGCAAAGAGTATTTTAAAACAAGAAGTAGAAGATTTAGTAAGAAGAACAGACCTAGAAGAGGAAACAATTCTGGATGTAATCCGTATACTAAAAGAAGAGTTTGATAGTTAGTCTATCTTTCTCACAACACAACGAATAGGTAATAATAAAAAGGTTTTATGTCTGAAGAGAGAGTAATAAGAATAAACAAGGTTTTAAGGGAATTAAATATTTCATTAGAAAGAGCTGTGGATTATCTAAAAGATAAGGGAATTGCTATTGATGCAAATCCAAACGCAAAAATTTCTAATCAGGAATTTAATATCCTACAAAGCCAATTTGCGGGCGATAAGGGAAATAAGGAGGCTTCTAAAGAAGTTGGAGAGGAAAAGAGAAAAGAGAAAGAAGCATTGCGTGTAGAACGTGAAAAAGAAATTGAAGACAAACGCAAGCAAGACGAAGAGCGCCAAAAACAACAAGAGGTTATAAAAGCGAGAGCTGTTGTAACTGCTCCAGTTCAAGTTGGTAAAATAAATCTAAATCCAAAAAAACCTGCAATTATTCCAAACACTCCTTCAGTAGCAGCAGAGCCAGAAAAAGTTGAAACACCTAAGGAAGTTGTAAAAGAAGAAAAACCTGTTGAAAAAGAGGTAGTTCAACCTGTACAACCACCAGTTGCTGTTACTGAGAAAAAAGAAGAAAAACCAGTTGTAGAGAAAAAAGAAATTAAGCCAGAAGTAGTGGTTCTTGCAGAAAAAGCACCTGTTGTAAAAACGGAGCCTGCTGTAGTTACGCCTCCTGTTGAAGAATCTATAACAACACAATATCAAAAATTATCTGGAACGACTCTTACAGGACAGACAATTGATTTATCTCAATTTAATAAGCCAAAAAAGAAAAAGGAAGATCCAAAGATAACTCCTAATAAACCAGGAGCTCCAGGAGCAGCTGCTAATAACGCTAATAAAAATAAGCGTAAAAGAATTGCTCCTAAGCCAGGTGCGCCTAGGCCGGCTGTGCCACCAGGAACACCAAATCCTAATAAAATTACTCCAAATACTGGAGGAGCAGGAGGAGGATTTAATGCTAACAGAAGTTCAAGACCAGGTTTCGTAAAAGGAAACCGTCCTGCAATTGTAGCTAAGGTTGAGCCTACTGAAGAGGAAGTAAAAAACCAAATTAGAGAGACGCTTGAGAAATTACAAGGTAAAGGTGGTAAATCAAAAGCTGCTAAATACCGTAGAGATAAAAGAGATACGCACCGTCAGAAATCTGATGATGAGCAAAGAGCTTTAGACGAAGGAAGTAAAACTATTAAGGTTACTGAGTTTGTTACTGTAGGAGAAATTGCTATCATGATGGATGTGCCAATTACTAAAGTTATTGGTACTTGTATGTCACTTGGAATCATGGTTACCATGAATCAGCGTCTAGATGCAGAAACATTAACAATTGTAGCTGATGAGTTCGGTTATGAGGTTGAATTTATTACTGTAGATATTGAAGAAGCTATTGAGGTAGTTGAAGATAAAGAAGAAGATTTAGTAGTTAGAGCACCAATTGTAACTGTAATGGGTCACGTCGATCACGGTAAAACATCTTTACTGGATTATATCCGTAAAGAAAATGTTATCGCTGGTGAGTCTGGAGGTATTACACAGCATATTGGAGCATATGGAGTAACATTAGAGAATGGTCAAAAAATTGCATTTTTAGATACACCAGGTCACGAGGCGTTTACCGCGATGCGTGCACGTGGAGCTCAGGTTACGGATATTGCTATTATTGTAATTGCGGCAGATGATGATATCATGCCACAAACAAAAGAGGCTATTTCTCATGCGCAAGCTGCTGGAGTGCCAATTATATTTGCTATCAATAAAGTTGATAAGCCAAATGCTAATCCAGAGAAAATAAAAGAAAGATTAGCAAGTATGAATTTACTTGTTGAGGATTGGGGAGGAAAAATCCAATCGCATGATATTTCTGCAAAAACAGGATTAGGTGTAAAAGAATTATTAGAAAAAGTATTGCTAGAGGCAGAGATTTTAGATTTAAAATCAAACCCAAATAAGGCAGCGCAAGGAACTGTTGTAGAGGCTTTCTTAGATAAAGGAAAAGGATATGTTTCAACTATCTTAGTTCAACACGGAACGCTTAAAATTGGGGATTATATGTTGGCTGGTAAACATCATGGTAAAATTAAAGCCATGCATGATGAAAGAGGGCATACAGTTTTACAAGCTGGTCCATCAACTCCAGTGTCTGTTTTAGGACTGGATGGTGCGGCAACTGCAGGTGATAAGTTTAATGTATTTGAAGATGAAAAAGAAGCGAAACAAATTGCTTCAAAACGTTCTCAATTAATGCGTGAACAATCTGTACGTACGCAAAGACATATTACGTTAGATGAAATTGGACGTCGTATTGCTCTTGGTCAATTTAAAGAATTGAATGTGATCCTTAAAGGAGATGTTGATGGTTCTGTAGAAGCATTATCTGATTCATTCTCTAAATTATCTACTGAAGAAATTCAAATTAATATTATCCATAAAGGAGTTGGAGCGATTACTGAAACAGACGTTATGTTGGCTTCTGCATCAGATGCGATTATTATCGGATTTAATGTTCGTCCAGCAGGTAATGCAAGACAATTAGCAGATAAAGAAGAAATTGATATCCGTTACTACTCTATTATCTATGCAGCTATCGATGACTTGAAAGATGCAATGGAAGGAATGTTGGCTCCAGAGATGAAAGAAGAAATTCTTGGTACTGCAGAAATTAGAGAGATATTCAAAATTTCTAAAGTTGGATCTATTGCAGGATGTATGGTAATGGATGGTAAAATAGCAAGAAACTCTAAAATTAGAGTTATCAGAGATGGTGTTGTTGTATTTACTGGAGAGTTATTAGCATTGAAACGTTTCAAAGATGATGTTAAAGAAGTTAGTAAAGGATACGATTGTGGTATTCAAATTAAGAACTTTAATGATATCGAAGAGCGTGATGTAATTGAAGCTTACCATGAAGTAGCAATAAAAAAGAAATTGAAATAATATTTTATAGATTTCATATTGAAAATCCCGACTTGTCGGGATTTTTTTTTGTTTAATACCGAAAGTTTTTTTTGAATCAAAAATGAATAAGTTGAGATGATTTATTGATCTCTTTTTTGGTGTTTGCAATGAGATTTAATATGAGGTAAGTTTTGAGACGGTTTCTACGGTTGTATAGAAAGCGGAGGTAAGGATGATATTTTATCAATGAGGCCGTTTTGTTTATAACTGTTGCCGATGTTGTAAAAGTCGAGTTTTATATAGTTTAGGTTGAGCTTTTTTTATGCCAGAAGCGAAAATGAGATTGTTCTAATCGTAGCGAACGTTGATTATGGAAATGTTTGTATTAAAGTTAATTCTTGATGTTGTGTTAAATATTTGTTTTAAGTGTGGGTTTGGTTGGTATTTTAGTTTGTTAGTTAAGTGAGTTGTATTTGTATGAAATGAGCATTTATTTGTATTTAATAAGGTGCTATTGTCTCCAACGGATAGGGTAGGTGTAGTTTTTTGAATTTGATGCCTTTTCGTGAATAATTCGGTGTAGATTAAAATAGTAAAGTTGGTTTTAGAAGTTGTTTTGATTCGTAGTTTGGATTTGAAGAATTTGATGAGGCAGGAAACGGTTGCATCCTTGTATTAAGTTGTATTAGTATAAGTGTTTTTTAATTTTGTTTGCTATGGGTGATTTTTTTGAATGTGAATTTTGGGTAGGCTGTTATGCTGTAAAATATAATATTAAAAAGTAGATTGTAATCTGGGTTCAGAGTAGTTAATGTGACTTTAGAGCAAGCGGTTTAAGGGTTGAATTTTATCAATGAGCAATGATAGTTTTTTGGGGTGATATTTAATGCTGACGCATCGGTATACACAGTATATCGATTATGATGTTGTGGTTGTCGGTTCTCTATTGTGATTGCTTTAGATTGTATTACTATTCACGTGCTTAGAAAGTGTGAAGATATTAGTTTGTTAGGAGGGTTGTTGTGATTGCCGCTTTCTTTATAGGGATTGTTTTTGGTTTGTATATTGTTTTTAAAATGTGTGAAAGTGGTATAATTGTATGTGTTTTTTGTAAATGTTTAACGCCACGTATAGCTTTATTTTTGTAAGTATGAAGTTTTCGTGTTGAGATTAATTTAGAGGAATGACTGAGTCTTGCTGTTAAGTGTGATAAATTTTATTTCGTTATGCGTCTTTAGTTGAATTTTGTACCGGTTATTTAATTTTAGATGTGTGTAGGTAGATGCTCTTCTTGTTTTATTTTTTGAATTTCTTAAGTATGGAATGATATTTTATTCAGGATTTAAGATGTATAATGCGATTCGGGTATTAAAAATATTTTTTTTGAAGTGTTTTTAGGTGATCTTATGGCTGAATAATAGCGTTAATTATTTGTCATTTTTTATTAAATACATTGTGATAAGTAATCTTGTATATGGAATAAGAAGGTGTTATTAGTTGGAAATAATTAACACGAAATTAAGTTGTTGTTAGGGTAATTTTTAAATTAAAAATTATCTTCTCTATGTTTGTTAATTGGTTGTTTTGTATTTCGTAATGAGTATGAAAATTGGGTGGTCTGATCTTTTTGAATTTGGCATTAAAATTAGTTTTGATTGTTTTTTTAATGTGTTTATCTTTAAATTATTTTCTGGAACGCATATCGATTTCGGTTTTAATTTTGGAATTAAACTAGATGATTATGTTGTTTTAGGAGCTTGTAATAAATACAAAAAGCCATTCAAATTGAATGGCTTTTTGTTTGTAATTGTATGATTGTTTTAATGTTTGTGTTTTTTATTTCCCTGGTTTGATGAGGAATACATTTTTGTATCTTCTTTTTATATCAACTAAGTTTCTTTCAGCTTCAATTCTGCTTTTAAAATTACCAACCATAACTTTGTAATTTGGTGTATTGAAAATTATGGTGCCATCTATGTTTTTGAACTCTTGTTTGAAGTCCATAAGTGTTTTTTTTGCTTCTTCACTCTTGCCACTAAAAATCTGGATTTTGTAGCTATCATTAACGCTAATTGACGCGTTAATTTTACGTTTTTCGTTTAATAATTGTTCGAATTTTGGGTCTTGATTTACTGTAATGTTTTGATCTTGCGCATTAATGTTACATGCTGAAATTAGTAGTAATAGTGTGTAAAGTGCTTTTTTTCTAGGAGTTAAAATTCTCATAATGTGATGGTTTTTATGCAAAAATAGTATTTAATATATAAATGGATATTGGAAAAATTATTTAGAATTGATATAAATTGGTATTTAAGGCTGTTTTAAGGTTTTGAGAATAGTTCTTAAATTGTATTTTTGTGCAAGTTTTAAAAGAAGGTATTCTATTTTGTGTAATTAATATACAGAAAAAACCGTACCAAATTTTAGTTGATAATCATTATACAATATGGAAAAGGTGGGTAACCATAATTCGATCTCAAGGAAATTATTTTTAAGCTTAGGGCTAACGTTAATTTTCTCGCTAAGTTCATTTGCACAAGATGCTGCTACTACAGCAGCGCCTGAAGCTGCTCCAGTAGCAACTCAAGGAGGTGATCCGGTAAAGGGTAAAGAACTTTTTAATGCAAATTGTGCTGCATGTCACAAACTAGATGGAAAATCGACAGGTCCTGAATTAAGGGGCGTGGCGGAAAAACATGATAAAGCTTGGCTTTACAAGTGGATTCATAATAGTTCTGACATGATTAAGTCAGGTGATCCTGTGGCTGTGAAGCTTTTTGCAGATCATAACAAGGCTGTAATGACTTCGTTTCCTCAATTGTCAGAGGGAGACATAGATAATATTATTGCTTATACATCTACTCCTAAAGCTGAAGCTCCAGCTGCAACTGCTACTACTGCTGTACCAGGAACAGGGGGAGAAAGCGGTTCTATCTCTAATAATGTTATCCTAGGAGCACTTGCTCTTGTAATGGGTATGTTGGTAGTGATGCTTTACTTAGTAAACAATGTTTTAAGAAAAGTTGCTAAAGCAAATGGAATCGATGTTACTCCTAAAGAGCCTAGAGTTTCTTTATGGAAAGCGTTTGCTAGAAATCAATTTTTGGTTTTAGTTGCTTCAATATTCTTATTGTTAGCAAGTGGTTATTTTGTTTACGGTTACTTAATGCAAGTAGGTGTTGATCAGAATTATGAGCCAATTCAGCCAATACATTATTCTCATAAAATTCACGCAGGAGATAACGAGATCAATTGTAAATATTGTCACTCTGCTTCACGTGTAAGTAAAACTGCAGGTATTCCATCTTTAAATGTTTGTATGAACTGTCATAAAAATATTTCAGAGGTTGCTGAAACTACTGCTACACCAGAGTACAGTAAAGCTTTTTACGATGAACAAATACAAAAATTATACAACGCTGTTGGTTGGGATAAAACAACTCAAACGTATACAGGGAAAACGCAACCAGTAAAATGGGTTCGTATTCATAATTTACCTGATTTCGTTTATTTTAATCACTCACAACACGTTACAGTTGCTGGTATTGAATGTCAAACTTGTCACGGTCCAGTACAAGAGTATGAAATCATGAAACAATATTCTAAGTTAACAATGGGATGGTGTATTGATTGCCATAGAAAAACTGATGTTAAGATGGAAGGGAATGAGTATTATACTAAAATACACGAAGAGCTTTCTAAAAAATACGGTGTAGAGAAATTGACTGCAGCGCAAATGGGAGGTTTAGAGTGTGGTAAATGCCACTATTAATCAAATTATTAAGATTTTAATATTTATATACAATGTCATCAAACAAAAAATACTGGAAAAGTGTTGAAGAGCTAGACGAAAATAGTTCTATTGTTGAGGCGCTTAGAAATAACGAATTTGTTGAAGAAATTCCTACTGATGAATTTTTAGGAAATGAAGGAGCTTTGGCTTCTTCTTCAACATCGCGTCGTGACTTTTTAAAGTACGTTGGGTTTAGTACTGCAGCAGTAACGCTTGCAGCTTGCGAAGGCCCTGTTCACAAATCGATACCTTATGTACTTCAACCAGAACAAATCATACCAGGAATAGCAGATTATTATGCTACTACTGTTTTTGATGGTTTCGATTTTGCTAATCTTTTAGTAAAGACACGTGAAGGGCGTCCTATTAAAATTGACAACAACACAATTTCAGGAGCGAAATTTTCAGCCAATGCTAGAATTCATGCGTCTATATTATCATTGTATGATAGTATGCGTTTGAAAGAACCAAAGTTGGAAGGAAAAAATGCAACTTGGTCTGCTGTTGATTTAAAAATTAAATCTAGTATTGCTGAGGCAAATGCTAAAGGTGGACAAATTGTTTTGTTAACAAATACTTTAGCAAGTCCATCGACTGAAAAATTAATAGCTGAGTTTATAGCTAAAAACCCTAATGCAAAACATGTTGTATATGACGCAGTTTCGTCATCATCTGCTTTGGATGCATTTGAAACGGTTTATGGTGAAAGAGCTTTAGTTAATTACGATTTCTCAAAAGCATCACTTATCGTTTCGGTAGGAGCTGACTTTTTAGGAGATTGGCAAGGAGGAGGGTATGACGCTGCTTACGCACAAGGACGTATTCCAAGAAATGGAAAAATGTCTCGTCACTTCCAATTAGAAGCAAACATGACTTTGTCTGGTGCTGCTGCTGATAAGCGTTTGCCTATGTCAACTGCAAATCAAAAACAAGCATTAGTACTTATATACAATATTGTAACAGGTTCTTCTGTTGCTGTTAGTTTAGACAGCCAGTTCAAAGCTGAAGTTACAAAAGCAGCTCAACAATTAAAAGCTGCTGGTTCAAAAGGAGTATTGGTATCTGGTATTCAAGATAAAAATGCTCAGTTATTAGTTTTGGCTATCAACCAAGCGTTGGCAAGTGAAGCTTTTACTACTTCTGAAACAAGACAAATAAGAAAAGGATCTGACGCTAAAGTTGCTCAGTTAATTAATGATATGAAAGCAGGAAGCGTTCATACTTTACTTATGAGTGGTGTTAATCCAGTTTATACATTAGCAGATAGCGAATCTTTTGCTACAGGATTGAAAAAAGTTAAAACATCAGTTGCTTTTTCTTTAAAAGAGGATGAAACTGCTTTGCTTTCTACAATTGCTGCTCCAGTTCCTCATTACTTAGAGTCTTGGAATGATGTGTCTATTACAAAAGGAACTTATGGTCTTACTCAACCGACTATCCGTCCTATATTTGATACAAAACAATTTCAAGATGTTTTATTATCTCTAACAGGAGCTTCTGGAACTTTTTATGATTATATCAAAGCTAACGCTTCTGGAATAATTGCAGGTTCTAGCTGGAATAAAGTATTACATGATGGTATTTTTGTAGGAAGCTCTACGGCACTTTCTGCAGGATCTGTTGATTATACTGCTGCTGCAAATGCAGTATCACAATCAAAAGCTTTAGGTGATTTCGAATTAGTATTGTATACTAAAACAGGAATGGGAGATGGACAACAAGCTAACAACCCTTGGTTGCAAGAGTTTCCAGATCCAATCACAAGAGTTTCTTGGGATAACTATGTGACAGTTTCTAACGCTGATGCTAAGTCATTGAATATGACTAATGAGATTGTTGCAAATGGTGGGTTAAACGGAAGTTATGCTACTATTACAACAGCAGATGGAGTTAAACTTGAAAATGTACCAGTAATTGTTCAGCCAGGACAAGCAGTAGGAACTATTGGATTGGCTTTAGGTTACGGACGTAAAGCGGCTCTAAAAGAAGAAATGATTGTAGGTTTAAATGCTTACTCTTTATATAAAGGTTTTAATGACATTCAATCTGTAAAACTTGCAAAAGCTAGCGGAGAACATGAGTTTGCTTGTGTCCAAGGTCAAAAAACTTTAATGGGAAGAGGAGATATTATTAAAGAAACCTCTCTTGAGATATTTAATACTAAAGATGCTGAATTTTGGAACGAACAACCAAAAGTATCTTTGGATCACAATGAAGTAAATGCTACATCTGTAGATTTATGGGATTCGTTTGATCGTTCAACTGGTCATCACTTTAATCTTTCAATTGATTTAAATGCTTGTACTGGATGTGGGGCTTGTGTTATAGCTTGTCACGCTGAAAACAACGTACCAGTAGTAGGTAAATCGGAAGTAAGAAGAAGTCGTGATATGCACTGGTTGCGTATCGATAGATATTATTCTTCTGAAAGTACTTTTGCTGGAGATAACGAAAGAAAAGATAATATTGCGGGATTGTCAAGTTCATTGTCTACATTTAATGAAATGGAAAAAGCTGGAGATAATCCACAAGTTTCTTTCCAACCAGTAATGTGTCAGCATTGTAACCACGCTCCTTGTGAAACTGTATGCCCAGTTGCTGCAACTTCACACGGTCGTCAAGGACAAAACCAAATGGCTTATAACAGATGTGTTGGTACTCGTTACTGTGCTAATAACTGTCCGTATAAAGTACGTCGTTTCAACTGGTTCTTGTATAACAAAAACAGTGAATTTGATTATCACATGAATGATGATTTAGGTCGTATGGTGTTAAACCCAGACGTAAACGTTCGTTCTCGTGGAGTTATGGAGAAATGTTCTATGTGTATTCAAATGACACAAGCTACAATATTAAAAGCTAAGAATGAAGGTAGATCAGTAGTTGATGGTGAATTCCAGACAGCTTGTTCTAATGCTTGTTCTTCAGGAGCTATGATATTTGGAGATGTAAATGATAAAGAAAGCCAAGTGACTAAATTAGCCGCTGATGATAGAATGTATCATTTATTAGAGCATGTTGGAACAAAACCTAATGTGATTTATCACGTTAAAGTTAGAAATACTTAGTACAAAAAATTATTAATTAAGAAACAATATAAAGGATTATGTCGTCTCACTACGAAGCACCCATTAGAAAACCTTTAGTTATAGGTGATAAATCTTATCACGATGTAACTGTAGATGTAGCTGCGCCTGTTGAAGGTAAAGCAAATAAACATTGGTGGATTGTATTTACAATCGCATTAACAGCTTTCCTTTGGGGATTAGGCTGTATAATTTACACCGTATCTACAGGTATCGGAACATGGGGATTAAATAAAACAGTTGGTTGGGCTTGGGATATCACAAACTTTGTTTGGTGGGTAGGTATTGGTCACGCCGGAACTTTGATTTCAGCAGTATTATTACTTTTCCGTCAACGATGGAGAATGGCGATTAACCGTTCTGCCGAAGCAATGACAATTTTCTCTGTTGTACAAGCAGGTTTATTTCCAATTATTCACATGGGACGTCCATGGTTAGCATACTGGGTATTGCCTATACCAAACCAATTTGGTTCATTATGGGTAAACTTTAACTCACCATTACTTTGGGACGTTTTTGCCATCTCTACGTATCTTTCAGTATCATTAGTTTTCTGGTGGACTGGTTTGTTACCTGATTTTGCAATGCTACGTGATAGAGCAATAACACCTTTTAATAAAAGAGTTTATTCTATCCTAAGTTTTGGATGGAGCGGTAGAGCAAAAGACTGGCAACGTTTTGAAGAAGTATCTTTAGTACTTGCAGGTTTAGCGACTCCACTTGTACTTTCTGTACACACAATTGTATCTATGGACTTTGCAACATCTGTAATTCCAGGATGGCATACAACAATTTTCCCTCCTTACTTCGTTGCAGGAGCGGTTTTCTCTGGATTTGCAATGGTAAATACATTGTTGATCATTATGAGAAAAGTTTCTAATCTTGAAGCTTATATTACAATCCAACATATCGAATTAATGAATATCGTAATTATGATTACGGGATCTATCGTAGGGGTTGCTTATATCACTGAGTTATTCGTAGCTTGGTATTCAGGAGTAGAATACGAGCAATATGCATTCTTAAATAGAGCTACTGGACCTTACTGGTGGGCATATTGGTCAATGATGACTTGTAATGTTTTCTCTCCACAATTCATGTGGTTCAAAAAACTAAGAACAAGTATCATGTTCTCATTTATAATTTCGATTGTTGTAAACATCGGAATGTGGTTTGAAAGATTCGTAATTATTGTTACTTCTTTACATAGAGATTATCTTCCATCTTCTTGGACAATGTTTTCACCAACATTTGTTGATATTGGAATTTTCATCGGAACAATTGGTTTCTTCTTCGTATTGTTTTTACTTTACTCTAGAACATTCCCAGTTATTGCTCAGGCAGAGGTGAAAACTATTTTGAAAGGAACAGGAGATAATTACATAAGAGAAAGAGCAAATAAAGATTCACATCATGAGTAATAAAGTTATATACGCCATTTATAATGACGATGATATTTTGATGGATGCTGTAAAGAAAACTAGAGCTGCACATCATCATATTGAAGAGGTATTTACTCCATTTCCGGTACACGGATTGGATAAAGCAATGGGCTTAGCGCCTACAAGATTAGCAATATGTTCTTTCTTATATGGATGTGTTGGTATCACTGTAGCGACTGTGATGATGAGTTACATTATGATTCATGACTGGCCTCAGGATATTGGTGGAAAACCAAGTTTCAGTTTCATTCAGAATATGCCAGCATTCGTGCCAATTATGTTTGAAATGACTGTGTTTTTCGCAGCCCACTTAATGGTAATTACTTTCTATATGAGAAGTAGATTATGGCCATTTAAAGAAGCAGAAAACCCGGATGTAAGAACAACAGATGACCATTTCTTAATGGAAGTTGCTGTTAACAATAACGAAGAAGAATTAGTTTCTTTTTTCCAAAACACGGGAGCTGTAGAAGTTAAAGTAATAGAAAAGAATTAATTGTAGCTATGAAAGGTATATATAAAATAACACTTTTAGTTGGTATAACTATTTTAGTTTCATCATGCCACAATATTTCGGCACCAAACTATCAGTACTTCCCTAATATGTATGAGTCTTTAGCGTATGAACCATATGCAGAAGCTAATGTATTTAAAGGAGGAAAGGAAGCTCAACTTCCTGCAAACGGAACTATAAATAGAGGTTTTGAACCTTATGAATATGAGAATTCTACAGCAGGTTATGAATTAGCAAAAGCTAATTTAAAATCACCTTTAGATTCTTTAGATAGAAATTCAGAAAAAGGAAAAGAACTTTTTGATATCTATTGTATGAGTTGTCATGGTGCAACTGGAAATGGAAAAGGTAAATTGGTAGAAAGAGAAAAATTTCTTGGAGTTCCTAGCTATAAAGATAGAGAAATCA is a genomic window containing:
- the rimP gene encoding ribosome assembly cofactor RimP, with the translated sequence MTFKEKVNVLIAEGLLEKPSIFLIDLTITDAFKIIVSLDGDNGVLLQDCIDVSRAIENNLDREEQDFSLEVASVGVGSPLKLVRQYKKNIGRTLIVNTNGEKIEAELVDANEDFIILSWEAREPKKIGKGKETVQKEQQIPYTEIKEAIVTVTF
- the nusA gene encoding transcription termination factor NusA, with product MENLALIDSFSEFKDDKLIDRVTLMAILEDVFRNALKKKYGSDDNFDIIINPDKGDMEIWRRRVIVADEDLDFENEEITLTEARRIEADFEIGEEVSEEVKLIDLGRRAILALRQNLISKIHEHDNTNLYKQFKDIIGDIYTAEVHHVRPRVVILVDDEGNEIVLPKEKQIPSDFFRKGDNVRGIIESVELKGNKPQIIMSRTSEKFLEKLFEQEIPEVFDGLITVKNVVRIPGEKAKVAVDSYDDRIDPVGACVGMKGSRIHGIVRELGNENIDVINYTSNIQLYITRALSPAKVSSIKINEETKRAEVFLKLEEVSKAIGRGGHNIKLAGQLTGYELDVIREGDVASGEDDDVELTEFSDEIEGWVIEEFAKIGLDTAKSILKQEVEDLVRRTDLEEETILDVIRILKEEFDS
- the infB gene encoding translation initiation factor IF-2, with the translated sequence MSEERVIRINKVLRELNISLERAVDYLKDKGIAIDANPNAKISNQEFNILQSQFAGDKGNKEASKEVGEEKRKEKEALRVEREKEIEDKRKQDEERQKQQEVIKARAVVTAPVQVGKINLNPKKPAIIPNTPSVAAEPEKVETPKEVVKEEKPVEKEVVQPVQPPVAVTEKKEEKPVVEKKEIKPEVVVLAEKAPVVKTEPAVVTPPVEESITTQYQKLSGTTLTGQTIDLSQFNKPKKKKEDPKITPNKPGAPGAAANNANKNKRKRIAPKPGAPRPAVPPGTPNPNKITPNTGGAGGGFNANRSSRPGFVKGNRPAIVAKVEPTEEEVKNQIRETLEKLQGKGGKSKAAKYRRDKRDTHRQKSDDEQRALDEGSKTIKVTEFVTVGEIAIMMDVPITKVIGTCMSLGIMVTMNQRLDAETLTIVADEFGYEVEFITVDIEEAIEVVEDKEEDLVVRAPIVTVMGHVDHGKTSLLDYIRKENVIAGESGGITQHIGAYGVTLENGQKIAFLDTPGHEAFTAMRARGAQVTDIAIIVIAADDDIMPQTKEAISHAQAAGVPIIFAINKVDKPNANPEKIKERLASMNLLVEDWGGKIQSHDISAKTGLGVKELLEKVLLEAEILDLKSNPNKAAQGTVVEAFLDKGKGYVSTILVQHGTLKIGDYMLAGKHHGKIKAMHDERGHTVLQAGPSTPVSVLGLDGAATAGDKFNVFEDEKEAKQIASKRSQLMREQSVRTQRHITLDEIGRRIALGQFKELNVILKGDVDGSVEALSDSFSKLSTEEIQINIIHKGVGAITETDVMLASASDAIIIGFNVRPAGNARQLADKEEIDIRYYSIIYAAIDDLKDAMEGMLAPEMKEEILGTAEIREIFKISKVGSIAGCMVMDGKIARNSKIRVIRDGVVVFTGELLALKRFKDDVKEVSKGYDCGIQIKNFNDIEERDVIEAYHEVAIKKKLK
- a CDS encoding SPOR domain-containing protein: MRILTPRKKALYTLLLLISACNINAQDQNITVNQDPKFEQLLNEKRKINASISVNDSYKIQIFSGKSEEAKKTLMDFKQEFKNIDGTIIFNTPNYKVMVGNFKSRIEAERNLVDIKRRYKNVFLIKPGK
- a CDS encoding c-type cytochrome, with translation MEKVGNHNSISRKLFLSLGLTLIFSLSSFAQDAATTAAPEAAPVATQGGDPVKGKELFNANCAACHKLDGKSTGPELRGVAEKHDKAWLYKWIHNSSDMIKSGDPVAVKLFADHNKAVMTSFPQLSEGDIDNIIAYTSTPKAEAPAATATTAVPGTGGESGSISNNVILGALALVMGMLVVMLYLVNNVLRKVAKANGIDVTPKEPRVSLWKAFARNQFLVLVASIFLLLASGYFVYGYLMQVGVDQNYEPIQPIHYSHKIHAGDNEINCKYCHSASRVSKTAGIPSLNVCMNCHKNISEVAETTATPEYSKAFYDEQIQKLYNAVGWDKTTQTYTGKTQPVKWVRIHNLPDFVYFNHSQHVTVAGIECQTCHGPVQEYEIMKQYSKLTMGWCIDCHRKTDVKMEGNEYYTKIHEELSKKYGVEKLTAAQMGGLECGKCHY